In the Sandaracinaceae bacterium genome, one interval contains:
- a CDS encoding chloride channel protein, with translation MGPLLRFIGAAHGRGPVGRRVVGLSGAAILIGIVAAGVAHLLGASIALITNLAFYGELSFVDRSPAGNALGWAVVLVPVVGALIVGVMARYGSAAIRGHGIPEAMEQVLFNQSKIPARVLLLKPLSAVISIGTGGPFGAEGPIIATGGALGSLVGQYAKISADERKTLLAAGAAAGMSATFGAPVSAVLLAIELLLFEYRPRSLIPVILASVSAAGMRIAFEGTAPAFVVRELQAPSPSALAGYVMVGAVAGIAAVLITKAVYAVEDGFARLPIHWMWWPALGAIPVGVIGYFAPRTMGVGYDNIEQMVSGDLAGTALAVLCGCKLVSWLFSLGSGTSGGTLAPLFTIGGGLGAATAAGLAWLLPSAGMDVRVGALVGMAALFAGASRAPLASVVFAFEATRQPMGLLPLLGGCGAAYLLSCTLMKNSIMTEKIARRGRPIPSEYAADYLEQVLVRDVGLRDVDTLKASQSVVTVRNWLRSGVPATEHHGFPVVDETGHVLGVLTQRDIFAWALDSGRLEVLLSRPVVSIEPSASLRDAANVMLSEGIGRLPVIEGGKLLGIVTRSDLLEGHRHRLSATTRIERARRIKLYRRRAARTA, from the coding sequence ATGGGCCCGCTGCTGCGCTTCATCGGCGCTGCCCATGGTCGGGGCCCCGTGGGCCGGCGCGTGGTGGGTCTCTCGGGTGCTGCGATCCTGATTGGCATCGTGGCCGCGGGGGTGGCCCACCTGCTCGGGGCCAGCATCGCGCTGATCACCAACCTCGCCTTCTACGGCGAGCTGTCGTTCGTGGACCGCTCGCCGGCCGGCAACGCGCTCGGCTGGGCGGTGGTGTTGGTCCCCGTGGTGGGAGCGCTGATCGTGGGCGTGATGGCCCGCTACGGCTCGGCCGCCATCCGCGGCCACGGCATCCCCGAGGCCATGGAGCAGGTGCTCTTCAACCAGAGCAAGATCCCTGCACGCGTGCTGCTGCTCAAGCCGCTCTCCGCCGTGATCTCCATCGGCACCGGCGGGCCCTTCGGCGCCGAGGGGCCCATCATCGCCACGGGCGGCGCGCTCGGTTCGCTGGTCGGGCAGTACGCCAAGATCTCCGCCGACGAGCGCAAGACGCTGCTGGCGGCCGGCGCGGCGGCGGGCATGTCGGCCACCTTCGGCGCGCCCGTGTCCGCGGTGCTGCTGGCCATCGAGCTGTTGCTGTTCGAGTACCGACCGCGCTCGCTCATCCCGGTGATCTTGGCCAGCGTCAGCGCCGCGGGGATGCGCATCGCCTTCGAGGGCACCGCCCCCGCGTTCGTGGTGCGCGAGCTGCAGGCGCCGTCCCCTTCGGCACTCGCGGGCTACGTAATGGTGGGTGCGGTGGCGGGCATCGCGGCCGTGCTGATCACCAAGGCGGTGTACGCCGTGGAAGATGGCTTCGCGCGCCTGCCCATCCACTGGATGTGGTGGCCCGCGCTGGGCGCCATCCCCGTGGGCGTCATCGGCTACTTCGCGCCGCGCACCATGGGCGTGGGCTACGACAACATCGAGCAGATGGTGTCGGGCGACCTCGCCGGCACGGCCCTCGCGGTGCTGTGCGGATGCAAGCTCGTGTCGTGGCTGTTCTCGTTGGGCAGCGGCACCTCGGGCGGCACGCTGGCGCCGCTCTTCACCATCGGCGGCGGTCTCGGTGCAGCCACCGCGGCGGGCTTGGCGTGGCTGCTCCCCTCGGCGGGCATGGACGTGCGCGTGGGCGCGCTGGTCGGCATGGCGGCCCTGTTCGCGGGTGCTTCGCGGGCGCCCCTCGCGTCGGTGGTGTTCGCGTTCGAGGCCACGCGGCAGCCCATGGGCCTGTTGCCGCTGCTGGGCGGCTGCGGCGCGGCCTACCTGCTCTCGTGCACGCTCATGAAGAACTCGATCATGACGGAGAAGATCGCGCGGCGCGGGCGACCCATCCCGTCGGAGTACGCCGCCGACTACTTGGAGCAGGTGCTGGTGCGCGACGTGGGCCTGCGCGACGTGGACACGCTGAAGGCCAGCCAGAGCGTGGTGACCGTGCGCAACTGGCTGCGCTCGGGCGTGCCCGCCACCGAGCATCATGGGTTCCCGGTGGTGGACGAGACGGGTCACGTGCTGGGTGTGCTCACGCAGCGCGACATCTTCGCGTGGGCCCTCGACTCCGGCAGGCTCGAGGTGCTGTTGAGCCGGCCGGTGGTGTCCATCGAGCCGTCTGCCAGCCTGCGGGACGCGGCGAACGTCATGCTCAGTGAAGGCATCGGTCGCTTGCCCGTGATCGAAGGCGGCAAGCTGCTGGGTATCGTGACGCGCAGTGATCTGCTCGAGGGGCACCGCCATCGGCTGAGCGCCACCACGCGCATCGAGCGTGCGCGTCGCATCAAGCTGTATCGACGGCGCGCGGCGCGTACCGCATAG
- a CDS encoding winged helix-turn-helix transcriptional regulator has product MDSSKPEETHAIVQALRQLVHGLRVTAHSVERELGLTGAQLFVLGEIAAEPNLSIRRLSERTLTDPSSASVVVGKLQEKGLVTRGQDPADRRKSVLSVTPAGQALLGRAPEPYQHKLFSALEEMPQWQRKQLHLGLAALLEAAPLEAAPLDQADAPLFFEGAPEETPKARGRARAKAG; this is encoded by the coding sequence ATGGATTCCAGCAAACCCGAGGAGACGCACGCGATCGTGCAGGCGCTGCGCCAGCTGGTGCACGGCCTGCGCGTGACGGCGCACTCGGTGGAGCGCGAGCTGGGGCTGACCGGCGCGCAGCTGTTCGTCCTCGGTGAGATCGCCGCCGAGCCCAACCTCTCCATCCGGCGGCTCTCCGAGCGCACGCTGACCGACCCGAGCTCCGCGTCGGTCGTGGTGGGCAAGCTCCAGGAGAAGGGCTTGGTCACCCGTGGCCAGGATCCCGCGGACCGACGCAAGAGCGTGCTGAGCGTGACCCCGGCTGGGCAGGCGCTGCTGGGCCGCGCCCCCGAACCGTATCAACACAAGTTGTTCTCGGCGCTCGAGGAGATGCCGCAGTGGCAGCGCAAGCAGCTGCACCTCGGCTTGGCCGCGCTGCTGGAAGCCGCTCCTCTCGAGGCTGCGCCGCTCGATCAGGCCGATGCCCCGCTGTTCTTCGAGGGTGCGCCCGAGGAGACGCCCAAGGCGCGAGGGAGGGCGCGTGCCAAAGCTGGCTGA